A window of the Syntrophomonadaceae bacterium genome harbors these coding sequences:
- a CDS encoding AbrB/MazE/SpoVT family DNA-binding domain-containing protein, whose amino-acid sequence MLVEFKQKSQVTIPSELVKKLKLKPGDKLEIEEKDGCLIITPVEVVSRSQMWFYSREWQANEQKVEQQIREGQVKMAKSKDELFKDLGLE is encoded by the coding sequence ATGTTGGTGGAATTTAAACAAAAATCCCAAGTGACGATTCCAAGCGAACTGGTAAAAAAGCTTAAGCTTAAGCCCGGTGATAAATTAGAAATCGAAGAGAAGGACGGCTGCCTGATTATTACCCCTGTTGAGGTTGTTTCGCGATCTCAAATGTGGTTTTACTCCAGGGAATGGCAAGCGAATGAGCAGAAGGTTGAGCAGCAAATACGGGAAGGCCAGGTGAAAATGGCAAAAAGCAAGGATGAATTATTCAAAGATCTGGGGCTGGAGTAA